Proteins from one Stenotrophomonas aracearum genomic window:
- a CDS encoding hybrid sensor histidine kinase/response regulator has translation MNLIAPTPAATTDRVNLLIVDDVPQNLVAMEALLRRDGLDILCAASGAEALELLLEHEVALALLDVHMPEIDGFSLAELMRGSQRSRDVPIIFLTASPNDPVRAFKGYESGAVDFLHKPIEPQVIMSKVNVFIELYQQKQLLKARNQALEHALTLNETMMAVLTHDLRTPLSAILLCADKLALDLPDDPSAQQTLVHLENSAVRMARMVEQLLDFSRIRSGGLRLQQVACDLAEVAAAVVSEMSRAHPQAHIELQVEGDTCLHGDPDRLAQLLSNLVGNAVLHGGNAPVQVVVRGLAGDSLRLQVRNAGQIPEALLPRLFEPFKASFHDSRGLGLGLFIAHEFARAHGGDLAARNLDGEVVFETGLMRRDA, from the coding sequence ATGAACCTGATTGCGCCCACCCCTGCGGCCACCACCGACCGGGTCAACCTGCTGATCGTCGACGACGTGCCGCAGAACCTGGTGGCCATGGAAGCGCTGCTGCGCCGCGACGGACTCGACATCCTGTGCGCGGCCTCCGGTGCGGAAGCGCTGGAACTGCTGCTGGAGCACGAAGTGGCGCTGGCGCTGCTGGACGTGCACATGCCCGAGATCGACGGCTTCTCGCTGGCTGAACTGATGCGCGGTTCGCAGCGCAGCCGCGATGTACCGATCATCTTCCTTACCGCTTCGCCGAACGACCCGGTGCGCGCGTTCAAGGGCTATGAGAGCGGCGCGGTGGATTTCCTGCACAAGCCGATCGAGCCGCAGGTGATCATGAGCAAGGTCAACGTGTTCATCGAGCTCTACCAGCAGAAGCAGCTGCTCAAGGCGCGCAACCAGGCGCTGGAGCACGCGCTGACGCTCAACGAAACGATGATGGCCGTGCTCACCCACGACCTGCGCACGCCGCTCTCGGCGATCCTGCTGTGCGCGGACAAGCTGGCGCTGGACCTGCCCGATGACCCGTCGGCGCAGCAGACGCTGGTGCACCTGGAGAACAGCGCGGTGCGCATGGCGCGGATGGTGGAGCAGCTGCTCGACTTCTCGCGCATCCGCAGCGGTGGCCTGCGCCTGCAGCAGGTGGCCTGTGACCTGGCCGAGGTGGCGGCGGCGGTGGTCAGCGAGATGAGCCGTGCCCACCCGCAGGCGCACATCGAGCTGCAGGTGGAAGGCGATACCTGCCTGCATGGCGACCCGGACCGGCTGGCGCAGCTGCTCTCCAACCTGGTCGGCAACGCGGTGCTGCACGGGGGCAACGCACCGGTGCAGGTGGTGGTGCGCGGGCTGGCGGGCGACTCGCTGCGACTGCAGGTGCGCAACGCGGGGCAGATTCCCGAGGCGCTGCTGCCGCGCCTGTTCGAGCCGTTCAAGGCCAGTTTCCACGACAGCCGCGGGCTGGGACTGGGGCTGTTCATTGCCCATGAGTTCGCCCGCGCGCATGGCGGGGACCTGGCGGCGCGCAACCTGGACGGGGAAGTGGTGTTCGAGACGGGGCTGATGCGGCGGGATGCCTGA
- a CDS encoding chemotaxis protein CheB, producing MDADAVQPNIELIVVGASAGGVRALQALLAALPAGLPMAVLVVLHLPRDRPSRIADLLDHGCALPVREAEDKQALVPGTVTFAPPDYHLLVEDRDSLALSVDPPVLFSRPAIDPLFESAADVFGGGVLAILLTGASNDGSAGVAAVREAGGQAWIQSPDDAFSPIMPAAALAHAGADAVLTLDSLCSRMKGLAR from the coding sequence ATGGACGCCGACGCCGTGCAGCCCAACATCGAACTGATCGTGGTCGGCGCCTCCGCCGGCGGCGTGCGTGCTCTGCAGGCGCTGCTGGCCGCGCTGCCGGCCGGGCTGCCGATGGCCGTGCTGGTGGTGCTGCACCTGCCGCGCGACCGCCCCAGCCGGATTGCCGACCTGCTCGACCACGGCTGCGCCTTGCCGGTACGGGAAGCCGAGGACAAGCAGGCGCTGGTGCCGGGGACGGTGACCTTCGCGCCGCCGGATTACCACCTGCTGGTGGAGGACCGCGACAGCCTGGCGCTGTCGGTCGACCCGCCGGTGCTGTTCTCGCGTCCCGCGATCGACCCGCTGTTCGAGAGCGCGGCCGATGTATTCGGCGGCGGCGTGCTGGCGATCCTGCTGACCGGGGCCAGCAACGATGGCAGTGCCGGTGTTGCAGCCGTCCGCGAGGCGGGCGGCCAGGCCTGGATCCAGAGCCCGGACGACGCCTTTTCCCCGATCATGCCGGCAGCGGCGCTGGCCCATGCCGGCGCCGATGCGGTGTTGACCCTAGACTCCCTTTGTTCGCGTATGAAAGGCCTTGCACGATGA